Proteins from one Actinobacillus delphinicola genomic window:
- a CDS encoding GreA/GreB family elongation factor: MSRAFVKENDDMEVSVVAPRAFLPEGEINYVTLQGMDALRQEQRDLISELDALKQQNLGNNRPQQQYLQAKLQLLEQRISSAKVINNQATDKVRFGSKVVLYKPEEDCTCRYQIVGVDEADAKQYKISYLSPIARALMNKEVGDSIQVKTPNGMREMEIEEILA, from the coding sequence ATGAGTCGTGCTTTTGTTAAAGAAAATGATGACATGGAAGTTAGCGTTGTTGCTCCACGAGCATTTTTACCAGAAGGCGAAATTAATTACGTAACGCTACAAGGAATGGATGCGTTACGTCAAGAACAACGAGATCTTATTAGTGAATTAGATGCACTTAAACAACAAAATCTAGGGAATAATCGTCCACAACAACAATATTTACAAGCCAAATTACAACTTTTAGAACAGCGTATTTCAAGTGCAAAAGTTATTAATAATCAGGCAACAGATAAGGTCCGTTTTGGTTCTAAAGTCGTTTTATATAAACCTGAGGAAGATTGTACTTGTAGATATCAGATAGTTGGTGTTGATGAGGCAGATGCGAAACAATATAAAATTTCTTATCTTTCTCCCATTGCGAGAGCGTTAATGAATAAAGAAGTTGGTGATAGTATCCAAGTTAAAACACCGAACGGTATGCGAGAAATGGAAATTGAAGAAATTTTAGCGTAG
- the oxyR gene encoding DNA-binding transcriptional regulator OxyR produces the protein MNVRDLEYLVALAEYKHFRRAADACKVSQPTLSGQIRKLEEELNTILLERTSRKVLFTQSGLLLVDQARAILREIKQFKDMASQQGKEMSGPLHLGVIPTLGPYLLPYIVSTIKEEFPKIELFLYEAKTPQLVELLENGKLDCAILPSKAELDVFMNVSMFSEPMKLAVPKSHPFAARKTVDMKELHGKEILMLDDGHCLRDNAVGYCFTVGAVENKHYQATSLETLHNMVASGLGITLIPELAVLADRCGKVVYVPCVNPTPSREIVMIYRPGSPLRKRYERVARAISEAVIPVIKQPETKKSC, from the coding sequence ATGAATGTTCGTGATCTTGAATATTTAGTGGCATTAGCCGAATACAAACATTTTAGACGTGCAGCGGATGCTTGTAAAGTCAGTCAGCCGACACTTAGTGGACAAATTCGTAAATTGGAAGAAGAATTGAACACTATTTTGTTAGAACGAACTAGCCGTAAGGTATTGTTTACGCAGTCAGGTTTATTATTAGTTGATCAAGCACGCGCAATTTTACGTGAGATTAAACAATTTAAGGATATGGCAAGCCAACAAGGAAAAGAGATGTCAGGACCATTACATCTTGGTGTCATTCCTACACTTGGACCTTATTTGTTACCTTATATTGTTTCTACGATTAAAGAAGAATTTCCGAAAATTGAGCTTTTTCTTTATGAAGCTAAAACGCCACAACTTGTTGAATTGTTAGAAAATGGGAAATTAGATTGTGCAATTTTACCTAGCAAAGCAGAACTAGATGTTTTTATGAATGTATCGATGTTTTCAGAGCCAATGAAATTAGCTGTACCGAAGTCCCATCCATTTGCTGCACGTAAAACAGTTGATATGAAAGAGTTGCATGGTAAAGAGATTTTGATGTTAGATGATGGACATTGTTTACGTGATAATGCCGTCGGTTACTGTTTTACAGTAGGGGCAGTTGAAAATAAACATTATCAAGCAACAAGTTTGGAAACGTTGCATAACATGGTTGCTTCTGGACTAGGGATCACTTTAATTCCTGAATTAGCTGTGTTGGCTGATCGTTGTGGAAAAGTCGTTTATGTACCTTGTGTAAATCCAACTCCGTCACGCGAAATTGTTATGATTTATCGTCCAGGTTCACCGTTAAGAAAACGTTATGAACGTGTGGCTCGTGCGATTTCAGAAGCTGTAATACCCGTTATTAAACAACCTGAAACGAAAAAATCATGCTAG
- a CDS encoding YifB family Mg chelatase-like AAA ATPase, whose translation MSLAVVYSRASIGVEAPLVTIEVHISNGKPAFTLVGLPEKTVTEAQGRVRSALINANFKYPAKRITVNLAPADLPKEGGRFDLPIAIGILAASGQLDGKHLQSYELLGELALTGQLRGVQGIIPAILAAEKAKRHLIIAEKNANEAALVSQQETYYAPNLLAVVNFLNQQQPLPLASETISEITLPPLTSTRDMTDIIGQQHAKRALTIAAAGQHNLLFLGPPGTGKTMLASRLTDLLPEMSDSEAIETASVTSLVQNELNFHNWKKRPFRAPHHSASMPALVGGGTVPKPGEISLAHNGVLFLDELPEFERKVLDALRQPLESGEIIISRANAKIQFPARFQLIAAMNPSPTGHYTGTHNRTSPQQVMRYLNRLSGPFLDRFDLSIEVPLLPQGTLQKLDQSSERGESSAEIRERIIMARQIQLQRAGKVNAYLSSKEIETFCKIGEKEAIFLENALNKLGLSVRAYHRILKVARTIADLENEKDIQQKHLAEALGYRAMDRLLQKLGKEL comes from the coding sequence ATGTCTCTCGCCGTAGTATATAGTCGTGCTTCAATCGGTGTTGAAGCACCGCTCGTGACAATTGAAGTCCACATCAGTAATGGTAAGCCCGCTTTCACACTCGTCGGATTACCCGAAAAAACAGTAACCGAAGCTCAAGGGCGGGTTCGTAGTGCACTTATTAATGCCAATTTTAAATATCCCGCCAAACGTATTACGGTTAATTTAGCGCCTGCTGATTTGCCTAAAGAAGGCGGACGCTTTGACCTACCGATCGCCATTGGCATCCTTGCGGCATCAGGTCAACTCGATGGCAAACATCTTCAATCTTACGAACTACTCGGTGAACTAGCCCTTACTGGACAACTTCGTGGTGTCCAGGGCATAATTCCGGCTATTTTAGCGGCAGAAAAGGCAAAACGCCATTTAATTATTGCAGAAAAAAATGCCAATGAGGCGGCCCTCGTATCCCAACAAGAAACTTACTACGCACCTAATCTCCTGGCGGTGGTTAATTTTTTAAATCAACAACAACCTCTGCCCCTCGCCAGTGAAACCATTTCTGAAATAACATTGCCTCCGTTAACCTCTACACGAGATATGACAGATATTATTGGTCAGCAACACGCTAAGCGTGCCTTAACGATTGCGGCCGCGGGGCAACATAATCTGCTCTTTTTAGGCCCACCAGGGACGGGTAAAACGATGTTGGCTAGCCGCTTGACGGATTTATTACCTGAGATGTCAGATAGTGAAGCCATCGAAACCGCATCAGTAACTAGCCTTGTACAAAATGAATTGAATTTCCATAACTGGAAAAAGCGCCCTTTTCGTGCGCCCCATCATAGTGCATCCATGCCTGCTCTAGTGGGCGGAGGCACTGTGCCAAAACCTGGTGAAATTTCATTAGCCCATAATGGCGTACTATTTTTAGATGAATTACCTGAATTTGAACGGAAAGTACTAGACGCCTTACGCCAGCCTTTAGAAAGCGGGGAAATTATCATTTCTCGTGCGAATGCAAAAATTCAGTTTCCCGCACGTTTTCAATTAATCGCTGCTATGAATCCAAGCCCAACGGGGCATTATACAGGAACCCATAATCGCACGTCGCCTCAACAAGTTATGCGCTATTTAAATCGGCTTTCTGGTCCTTTCCTTGATCGTTTCGATCTTTCCATCGAAGTGCCTTTATTACCGCAGGGGACATTACAAAAACTGGATCAATCCAGCGAACGAGGTGAAAGTAGTGCCGAGATCCGTGAACGGATCATTATGGCTCGTCAAATCCAGCTACAACGTGCTGGCAAAGTAAATGCCTATTTAAGCAGTAAAGAAATTGAAACTTTTTGTAAAATCGGTGAAAAAGAGGCGATCTTCTTAGAAAATGCACTCAATAAATTAGGTTTATCTGTTCGTGCCTATCATCGTATTTTAAAAGTTGCCCGTACTATTGCAGATTTGGAAAATGAAAAAGATATTCAACAAAAACACCTTGCTGAAGCGTTAGGTTATCGAGCCATGGACAGGCTTTTGCAAAAATTAGGCAAAGAATTGTAA
- the fabR gene encoding HTH-type transcriptional repressor FabR: MLGIRAIQKQKTRQALVAAAFNQLSSERSFSSLTLREVAREAGIAPTSFYRHFRDLDELGLEMVDEAGFALRQLLRQTRRRIEGGGSVIAISVDVFFEFICNNPNVFRLILCESSGTSQTFRNAANLELKYFIYELADYIAEKHKYPQDFAYTQAEGIVNLTFAAGASALDMEVEAREKLKMRVIQQLRMLAKGAHIYAQEMFKNNKVEK, from the coding sequence ATGCTAGGTATTCGTGCGATTCAAAAACAAAAAACACGTCAGGCTTTAGTGGCTGCTGCATTTAATCAGCTGAGTTCTGAACGTAGTTTTTCGAGTTTAACTTTACGTGAAGTGGCGAGAGAAGCAGGAATTGCGCCGACTTCTTTTTATCGCCATTTTCGTGATTTAGATGAACTAGGTTTAGAAATGGTAGATGAAGCGGGCTTTGCTTTACGCCAGTTGTTACGCCAAACACGTCGCCGTATTGAAGGTGGTGGAAGTGTGATTGCCATTTCTGTTGACGTATTTTTTGAATTTATTTGTAACAACCCCAATGTGTTCCGCTTAATTTTATGTGAAAGTTCAGGCACATCCCAAACTTTCCGAAATGCTGCAAATCTAGAGCTTAAATATTTTATCTATGAGCTTGCAGACTATATCGCCGAGAAGCATAAGTATCCGCAAGATTTCGCATATACACAGGCAGAAGGGATCGTCAATTTAACCTTCGCAGCAGGGGCAAGTGCATTAGATATGGAAGTTGAAGCTCGTGAAAAATTAAAAATGCGCGTGATTCAACAATTGCGAATGTTAGCAAAAGGTGCCCATATTTATGCGCAAGAAATGTTTAAAAATAATAAAGTTGAGAAATAA
- the gmhB gene encoding D-glycero-beta-D-manno-heptose 1,7-bisphosphate 7-phosphatase yields the protein MNKAVFLDRDGTLNIDHGYVHTIDDFEFVEDSIEALRKLKQMGYLLVLVTNQSGIARGYFTEDQFLQLTEWMDWSLAEQGVDLDGIYYCPHHIDGKGEYRQDCDCRKPKGGMLKDAIKALKIDPTKSVMIGDKVEDLMAGKSVDVGTNILVRTGKPITEEGEEMADAVLDSIADLPRFLSRRK from the coding sequence ATGAATAAAGCAGTTTTTTTAGATCGTGACGGCACATTAAATATTGATCATGGTTATGTGCATACGATTGATGATTTTGAATTTGTAGAGGACAGTATTGAGGCCTTGCGTAAATTAAAGCAAATGGGCTACCTTTTAGTGCTTGTCACCAACCAGTCAGGGATCGCTCGTGGTTATTTTACAGAAGATCAATTTTTACAACTTACTGAATGGATGGATTGGTCTTTAGCTGAACAAGGAGTGGATTTAGATGGCATCTATTATTGTCCGCATCACATTGATGGCAAAGGAGAATATCGTCAGGACTGCGATTGCCGCAAACCCAAAGGCGGTATGCTTAAAGATGCGATTAAAGCTTTAAAAATTGATCCGACTAAATCCGTTATGATCGGCGATAAGGTTGAAGATCTTATGGCGGGTAAAAGTGTGGATGTTGGGACGAATATTTTAGTTCGTACTGGCAAACCGATTACCGAAGAAGGTGAAGAGATGGCTGATGCTGTCTTGGATAGTATTGCCGATTTGCCACGTTTCTTATCACGTCGTAAATAA
- a CDS encoding VirK/YbjX family protein, translating into MQNIYCWPTAQAIYPDRNNKSYAAKRFRYNLRSFLNRSRIKAFERFVNQNPYLIPLLNARPNFSYPIAHRFLDKRFSGKKRLQEMCENLRFLPERLAQLGADSVLEKNIVLATVMDDYELRLGINTFQPMEGFWNIELFHKANDELIYLLTFGKIEDALLIAVIQGPNQEGSKEMVKQLTKVCHGLRPAYLMVEVMKMVTDALGYSRLLGIPQKYQNKSRFIKSSSFVVDYDAIFGESKGTLKAYWELPLALESRDLEEIPSKKRSMYRKRYAMLHDIAEQVKTALHA; encoded by the coding sequence ATGCAAAATATTTATTGTTGGCCTACTGCACAGGCGATTTATCCTGATCGTAATAACAAATCTTATGCCGCAAAGCGTTTTCGCTATAATTTACGTAGTTTTTTAAATCGTAGCAGAATTAAAGCATTTGAACGTTTTGTAAATCAAAATCCGTATTTAATTCCTCTTTTAAATGCTCGTCCTAATTTCAGTTATCCAATTGCTCATCGTTTTCTAGATAAACGTTTTAGTGGAAAAAAACGATTACAGGAAATGTGTGAAAATTTACGGTTTTTACCAGAAAGATTGGCACAATTAGGCGCAGATTCGGTTCTTGAAAAAAATATTGTGCTGGCAACGGTGATGGACGATTATGAACTTCGTTTAGGGATTAATACGTTCCAGCCAATGGAAGGATTTTGGAATATTGAGCTTTTCCATAAGGCGAATGATGAACTTATTTATTTACTCACTTTTGGCAAAATTGAGGACGCGTTACTGATTGCGGTCATTCAAGGACCTAACCAAGAAGGTTCAAAAGAAATGGTTAAGCAATTAACAAAAGTATGCCATGGTTTACGCCCCGCTTATTTGATGGTAGAAGTGATGAAAATGGTTACGGATGCATTAGGCTATTCTCGCTTATTGGGGATTCCACAAAAATATCAAAATAAATCTCGCTTTATTAAATCAAGTAGCTTTGTGGTGGATTACGATGCCATTTTTGGAGAAAGTAAAGGGACGTTGAAAGCATATTGGGAATTACCACTGGCATTAGAAAGTCGTGATTTAGAGGAAATTCCAAGTAAAAAACGCAGTATGTATCGTAAACGTTATGCCATGTTGCATGATATTGCAGAGCAAGTAAAAACGGCTCTTCACGCATAA
- a CDS encoding glutathione peroxidase — protein MATMEGKKVPQVTFHTRQGDKWVDVTTDDLFKGKTVIVFSLPGAFTPTCSSSHLPRYNELAKEFKKLGIDEIICMSVNDTFVMNAWKADQDAENITVIPDGNGEFTKGMGMLVEKGDLGFGQRSWRYSMLVRDGIVEKMFIEPQEPGDPFKVSDADTMIKYLDPTWQSAPSVTIFTKPGCPFCSKARTLLEQKGYTFEEIVLGRDATMVSVRAITGKSTVPQVFIGGEYIGGSEDLEKYFA, from the coding sequence ATGGCAACAATGGAAGGAAAAAAAGTTCCTCAAGTAACATTCCACACTCGCCAAGGCGATAAATGGGTCGATGTAACCACTGACGATTTGTTTAAAGGCAAAACTGTTATCGTATTCTCTTTGCCAGGTGCATTTACCCCAACTTGTTCATCTTCTCACTTACCACGTTATAACGAATTAGCAAAAGAATTTAAAAAACTTGGTATTGACGAAATCATTTGTATGTCAGTTAATGATACTTTCGTTATGAATGCTTGGAAAGCTGATCAAGATGCTGAAAATATAACTGTTATTCCAGATGGTAATGGTGAATTTACAAAAGGCATGGGCATGTTAGTTGAAAAAGGTGATCTTGGCTTCGGTCAACGTTCATGGCGCTACTCTATGCTTGTTCGCGATGGTATCGTAGAAAAAATGTTTATTGAACCACAAGAACCAGGCGACCCATTCAAAGTTTCTGATGCTGATACCATGATCAAATACCTTGATCCAACATGGCAATCTGCTCCATCAGTAACCATCTTTACTAAACCAGGTTGCCCATTCTGTTCAAAAGCACGCACTTTATTAGAACAAAAAGGCTATACATTTGAAGAAATCGTTCTTGGCCGTGATGCAACTATGGTATCTGTACGTGCAATTACTGGTAAAAGCACTGTTCCACAAGTATTCATCGGTGGTGAATATATTGGTGGAAGCGAAGATTTAGAAAAATACTTTGCGTAA